A segment of the Lycium ferocissimum isolate CSIRO_LF1 chromosome 5, AGI_CSIRO_Lferr_CH_V1, whole genome shotgun sequence genome:
attcatcatttaaaaatatattgagtTTAATGTCGCGAACCTCAATAATTGAACCTATAGAGCTTAAATTCAATATTCATATCCAAGCCGAATAATAAAGAACCTTATATAGAGAATGTTTTGTCATTTGCCGAAAAAACGGATTAGTaaaaataacacattttcattgAACTTGtggcttaaaataatttttgaactaCCCTTGTCTTGGCAATGTTGCCACCATATTTAAAGTTTTCTTAGTGTCAATGGTATCCAATTCCACCTATGTTGTATTGAAgatataattattaataaaaatgtgTTCTTCTTAAAGGCTTAGACTTTAAAATGAGAATCACACACTTTAATATGATATTAAAACATACATAGATCATGTGTTCGAGTCTCACCGACATTCATCATTAAACAATTATTTTCACGTGTTGACACATGAAAATAAACTAGTGTCGTATCTGATTATTCTCTTTGTCAATTTAATCTTTTATATGAGATTAGGGATGACAAATGGTCGGTTTGAACTAAATTTGAGTGCGTCAACTTGAAACGAATCAAAAAAAGGTCATTCTCCAACTTTGCTCAAAAGTTACATACTTCGAGATAGGTCGGATAGACAGGCTATATGGATCATAATACAACCTTCCCAACTCTACaagattttaatttatttatttattttcttaaaatttgttTAATACTCCATCAGACAAATCTAATTAAAAAATTCTTCTTTATTACTTATATAATATAtcaagtaaattttttttaaaataatttaataaagttTTTGTGGGTCGATTTAAACTATTTTGTCCAAATCAACTCATCTTTTAGATAGCCTTAATTTATACCGATCAAAATGagctaaataataaatatattggTCATTATTAgctcaaattaaaatatatttccaccgttcacttttacttgtccactatgaATTTTACACAcctcttaagaaataataagagcctgtttggaaagccacctggtaattggaattggtgtaattactaccctagtaattacacagcctagtaattacatagtattgtaattaccacgacctgtttgtttgtcacaatgtaattacagtgtaattacaaacGTGTTGTTTGATTGCAcatgtgtaattacacagttagtttaatttaaacataaaatttaaatataaaaaatttaaaaataatatttaaaaaatatgtgcatatataaatgatattaaattatttatttaataatacattgtttcttgaaaatatgttaattaataatcatatatttgtaactaatattataaaaaataattgatatataattttaaattaataatattttaattgattataaaacttagaagcatactttttttgtgagaacattatgtttgacaaaaaaagaatttttgtaaatataatgccataatattattcaaatgtttgacaataattctatcaactgtaagtgaaaaataaacaacatgcaatgtaaaataacaagtcaataatactaaattaaatatttttaaaatcgaagatataacctaaattcaaaatccaaaataaaaaaatttaacataatactcttatgtcaaattccaacgttacataagtaagtttcaacgtaatataagtaaatactcctataattcaaaagaaagagaaaatataagtctataacctcattcacaacaaAACTCTACTTTAATAACTTCActcattatatgccaagtttgttaatgactcattctttctaatattaagagatgtaatttcaaatattagaatattaacacggttatgctaaatgggtaaaataaaaaactgaaaaaaatacaagcaattacatcgaaccacaagaagtaaatgttgagaatgagaagaaaggaatgaaatataaatactataaaaagaaaaatatatttttaaaaataaaaataattaaaaagtaaaaataaaaaagaaattaaataatagaaataaaaaataaattagaaaagaaaagaaaagaaattaaaataaaataaaataaaaaataaattaaataatagaaataaaaaataaattaaaaaagaaaagaaattaaaataaactaaaaagaaataaactaaaaagtaatcatgtaattacaggatgtaattacacccaattctcagccccccttgagaattggagagtgtaattgcaccctctcaattacactcaattcccacctaactgtgtaattacctggtcaaacaaacaggtcaaactgtgtaattatatccaattacacccaattccaattacccggatggctttccaaacaggccctaaatgAAGTTCATATTTTACcatgatacccatattaattggcgTATAATTGTattgaatttaaaaaatgatttgaaatgaataattaatgataagggtaaaagagaaaaaataaattattttccttttgatATGTGAAAATgcacaagtaaaagtaaaactgtactttaaaaaataatgaacaagtaaaaagtGAAGGGAGAAAGCATTAAGCAAGATTATAATtttatgaattaattttacggaaaaggctcaaatttGCCATCTAACTATCGGAAatagctcatttatgccactcgtcaatagtttggctcatttatgccatcgaactataggaaatggctaatttatgccatcgaactagtgactcatttatgccactcatcaatagtttgactcatttatggcATCGCCGTTaataaaaatgactcatccatgctattttttattaacgccggttttataatatcgtatatgacacgtggcctccaattagaggtctacgcgtttaattaaaaaatgaaaaataccaaattaataaaaaatccgaccatacaccttacccacccacAATCATATTTCTATTGTGTCATTTATGGTAATTGCCAACTTTAATgtaaatggcatggatgagtcatttatTAACTCCCActagtcaaactattgatgataATAAATGGCccatttcaaataaaaaatgaatgaaataaatattaatcaaaattatatttttatttgactTTTCCGTTAATTTTATCACTCCAATAAAAGTGTACATGACTTATCGTTGCCACTTGGTCTCTGGTACCAAATTcctaaaaaaaaccaaaaaagtaAAATCACAAGAAAAATAGTACAGACTATATAAAAAGTGATGCAGAAAACTGTAAACCAAGAAAGAAACATGGCAAAAGAACAAAACCACATCTTCTCTTATCTCCCTAGAACAGCAAACGCAtaacaaaaatcacataaaagaaaatactCACATACCCAAagagaaaaaacaaacaaagaagatGAAGGGTTTAGGAAAACCTATTTCAAGTCCAGGAAGAACAGAGAAATTATTTCCACCACCATTAATGAGATTCTTGAAAAGCAATGTTGGAAGCAAAAGCAGTAGAAGGACACGTGCCAGTCCCATGTTCATGcgcaacaaaaacaaaaacaacaaaaatgttGTTGGTCTCGAAACAACTCAAGAACCTTCTTCACCAAAAGTCACTTGTATAGGTCAAGTTCGTGGCACACGTCGGTCAAGTTCCACTAGGAAAAAAAATCagcaaaaaaagcaaaaaaaaccgTGTTGTTGCAATTTTCAATGGAAATTAAACAAACCAAAATCGTTGTTTTCAAGTTTGAAGAAGTTGGTATGTTGTTTTAgatttggttattgtagaaaAAGAGTTGAAACTGTTGATTCTTTGTCAAGAGTTGAGTCAACTCAAAGAGTTCAAACTCGAGTTAGTACAAGTAGTGTTACTACTATTGAGAGTATTGAAGATGTTGTTGTTACCACAACTATAGCAAAAACTGAAGATGAAGAGGGATTTGTTGGTCCACCAAAAAATGCTTTGCTTTTGACTCGGTGTAGATCAGCACCTTATAGATCTTCATCATTAGCAAGTAGATTTTGGGATTCACCTTTGAATAACTCGTTGGATTATACTGAATGTCAAAGACCccaaaataattttcaagaacCGGAAGAAATGTCATTAGCAAGTACATTTTGTGGTTCTCCGTTGAATTCATTGGATACCAAGAGTCAAAGACCCCAAAATAATGTtcaagaatccaaagaaaaatCATTAGCAAGTAGAATATTGGATACTGAGAGTCAAATGCCCCAAAATAATGTTCAAGAAGCGAAAGAAAAATTATTAGCAAGTAGATTTTGGGGTTCTCAGTTGAATTCATTGGATACTGAGAGTCAAAGGCCCCAAAATAATGTTCAAGAACCGGAAGAAAAACCGGTTCTTGAAAACCCAAACCCCATTTCACCAAAAGGTGAAAATGGGGATTTGGAGTGGAGAAAAAGCCATGAGAGTGAAAAAATGCAGAGTTCCATTAATGGTGAAAGtagcaaagaagaagaaaatggaggTGCCTATGTTCATCCTTTATTGCTCACAAGATGTAAATCAGAACCAGCAAGAACAGGTGAAAGGCTTAATCCAACACGGTTTTGTGAACCTGATCCTCAAAGTTGATTTTTGCTTTTCTTCATATTATTGCAATATACTTGTATTTTTACAAGAAATATTACTTACTCTTGTAACTAAACTTTGTTTCTAttgtagtaattttttttaaggcaATACATTTATAGCCTGttagaatttattttatttagacgCTCACACTATTATGAGATGTTCTACTTGAACACCTAAAGACATGATATAATGTTTTTATTAGATATTTTTGgctcatattttgaaaaaaaaattctgcgTATTAACAAGCGTCTATTACATAATAAGTTATTCACATAAAATATGTTTCATCTTTTGATTATACACATCATAATCATTTTGATCATACATGAGGTTTTATGACTTTTTGAGGttaatgtgtataattaaaagaTGTGACATATTTTGAGCAATTAATTTGTTTACATAATGAGAGCTTGGAACACATGAGAAAAGCTTTTTAGGATTTTTGGGTAGAAAATAGCTAATAAGAGCACTTTATTGACGTATTTAAGTGCTCAATTAGAATATGTTATATTCGAATATGTAAATAAAATTTATGGATAAATTTAACAGAATATCtatgtttttcatcttgttTTTAAGGTTTAAACGTAGGAAAACACAAAAATTGCAAATAAGGTTCATTCAATCGTACGCTGAAAGATGAAATGACAACGAAAATGTTTTTTTGGGTACTCTGCTTTTTCTCTGCTATGCTCAGCTCAGCACCATTCCTCAAGGACATTTTTTATTGTttactcttttcttttgtttggtgggtacattttaaattatttaacatTTCTTCGAATTTGTCTTTAATTTCTTTGGTCCTCTTTTTTTACTTTACTATGGTTGTGTACTGTATAGtgtgaacttatttttttaaatcatctTTGGATGCTCTGACTTTCagaaatttatgtaattttgtggagaatatattttttatgtatttatgatccCTCTTGAAGATTCAAAGATACCAATTCAAAGTACCAACCAGTATCCACACCCTCACGAGGACCATTaacatattctttttctttttggtctttCTTTTGGATTCGACTTGAAGAGTACTTATAATtgaacaaattttttaaatatctatTGTCTTTTTTATAACGATAGTGTCGGAATCAACTTGCATCTATCTCTATTATTTCATCAGGTACTTGCTACGTCATACTAATACAAATACCTACTTCGCATATCAAGATTTAGACAAAAAATATTTCGTTTTTGCCGCATTTTGAAGTGTGATCTCTACGATTTGCATCCTTTCACTAACCATTACAGTCTATAGACGTCATTGATGTATATTTAgtgtataaatgtataattgTGATTATACATTGCATATCGATTAAAATTTGTGAAAAATGAAAGATTATGATTATTTTTTGTTCTGGCTTTTGTTAGGTTGATGTATATATCAAAATCCTTTGTTTGACAAAGTAATAATAAATGCATTGATATTCTGTGCTCATTGACTCAACATACTGGATCTGATTCAAAGGAGTAGGGGCCTGGTtggtttatttgtttttttctcttccaaatACAACCAGAAAAGTTGGACATTTGTGTGTGTAACTTTGTTCTAGAATTCTGTCTTtgcaaaaaataagaaaggacCAGGCATAGATCTTCAGagtgtatttttggatatgtaaaTTATCTAAGTTTCTTGTTGGCTTTTTGGTGGATTGGCTTAAAATAAAAGGACagttaattattattatttatttttttagggcAGCTGTGGTCATTATCCTGAATGCCTCTAATGAGTTCAATTCAACCTTAGtctattttcatgtttttttcatGACAAAATAAAAACGTCAATAAACTACTCCTTTCCATAATGTTGATCAGATTATGCCCCCCTTTtagaaacttttaaaattttccatcaATCTGTAAATATCTATAGGAAAAGAAAACGAAAATGTCCAGAGAGGCAGAGATTAATTCCTTTTTAAAATtgtactactccctctgtctcaaaaaaaaaattatcctctTTTGATTtggcataaaatttaaaaaataaagaaagatttttgaagtatgtggtttaaaacaagtcttagatatttatgtgattataaattatttcataaaattaaattatttctaaatatagaaaaggaataatttttttgagatagattaaaaaggaaaggaggataATTTTTTTCGAGGGAGTAATTAAGATGGGGCACTAAACTTTTACTGTTGTGAGTACATTACAGTAGAAATTTGGTAATTAACTGCAATTACTAAAGTAGATTACAACAGTCAACCTAAAAAGAGTTGATTCCTTAAATGACCGTCAAATCTAAAGGAAAAACAAGTGAAAACGTACttacaactttaattttattcagaCCTCACATGACAAAAAGAGtttcaaaattcttttaattaaaaaaatataagtggAAACCGGCCAGGTATTTATTGCTTTTTCCTATACGTGGCAAAATTCTTCACTTTTCTATCTGATTTTGACTGTTAACAAAGTCGGCCGTTGTTCATGACGTTAATATGTACCTTATAAAAGaggaaaacatgaagataaTATTTTCAATTTGCATAGATTGTTTTGCTTTATTTCGTCCAATATGCAATTAGATTGGGAAAATGCTTCAACTTACAATGTAACATTTATTATGGTTTTAAAGATTCTTCGTATTGACGAAGTATATAACATAAAATCTAGAAAGATTACTATTATTAAAGTTAGATATGAATTTACACTTTGATGAGAATTGAACTTGGAATTCTTCCGCACCTCTTACCTTAATTTAAGGAAGCGTTTGGTTCACATACTTATTGTGCAGGAATTATAATGTAAAAGTTATTTATATAATACTTAGTTATGAAGGGATCTTTATGTGGGAAAAAAACATTATTAACCGGCCCCATGATACAGTTTACTTTTTATAACTACGTATAGCCATAAACTTTGTTTGCAAGGACAACGTTCAAACTAGAATAGAAAGGAATTACCATGCCTGCTGTTTGCTTAAATCACGGAAATGTGATTTTGTTGAACAATTTTCCAATCCCACGGGTTTCTCTAACAAATGAATCGTAtcattattccaaatttattcAGGTGTAcagtgtttttaaaaaaaaaaaaaatatgatacaATTTTTGTGGAAAAAATCACAACACCAGATTTGTTATTCTaataaaacaattattttttgagtATCAAGCAGTCCATTGAAGGGTACCTGAACATacgatatatatacatgatatgcaTTTAATCTATACTCATTAGTCATTATGTATACATGACACACGAAAGATGGACAATGTATAAACTAGGCATACACTATTTATGCACACATTATACATTGAGCCTGCAGTGTATAATTCATGTATCTTGGGTATGTACTTACGATTTATGCACATTATACATTGAGCCTGCAGTGTATAATTCATGTTTCTTGGGTATGTACTTACTATTTATGCACATTATACGTTGAGCCTTCAGTGTATAATCCATGTATCTTGGGTATGTACTTACGATTTATGCACATTATACGTTGAGCCTTCAGTGTATAATTCATGTATCTTGGGAATGTACTTACGATTTATGCATATTATATGTTGAGCCTccaatgtataattcatgtatgTTGGGTATGTACTTACAATTTATGCACATTATACATTGAGCCTGCAGTAAATAATTCATGTTTCTTGGGTATGTACTTACTATTTATGCACATTATACGAGCCTGCAGTGTATAATTCACGTATCTTGGGTATGTACTTACTATTTATGCACATCATAATTTGAGCCTACAGTGTATAATTCATGTATTTTGGGTACTTACTTACGATTTATGCATATTATACATTGAGCCTACATAATACATTGTATAATTCATGTTTTTTGGGTTTGTACGATTTATGCATATTATACGTTAAGCCTAAAGTGTATAATTCATGTTTCTGGGATATGTACTTACTATTTATGCACATTATACATTGAGCTTACAAAGCATAATTCATTTATCCTAGGTATGTACTTATTATTTATCTATGAAaactaattgatttttttgtaaaaatcagAAAGTATTCACCCAAAAGTTTTGATAGGAATGGGGGTTTATGAATAttggagaagaagaagttgtgtgtgtgggggggtttgtggtggggggggggtttaGCGAGGGGCGTGGGGGGGGTATTAACATTTTtatcaaatatgtacaaattattaatgaagaacccagtaactttaaagaattagaacccTGAACCCACAAGCTTctaatcctggctccgcctctgtTTGTAAGGGTTATGTAACCGGGAAGTTGTATGAGGATAAAACTTTTAACTTGAATAAAGCctagaaagaaggaaaataatggCTTAAAGCTAGTAATACTATTTCCTAAATTGTAGGCTTAGATATTAATGGTCCCCTAAGTACTCTATTATTCggctaaaaaaaagaaaagaactatCCCCGAATGTCTAAAGCgggtaaagaaaattaaataggTTTATTTTAAGTTTACTTTAGTTATGGGCTGGCTGttaaatgagttaattttttaaaaaggattttttatCTTTAATAAACTAATTCTCACTTTGTTAATTCTTCTATTCTAATTGAATATTTATCCCGCATAACTTAATGCGCATATTATTTGATATCACCGACCAGAGGTTTCATTAATCATGCAACGATTATTTTTCTTGTATGGTCGATTTAACACTGCATTGTATACGAGATTGATATTTAAGTTGTGATTAATTATCCTAATAGTACCATCAATAAACGATCTCTAATTTTAACTACAGTTCGAAACCAAAAACTTCACTTTTAACTCGATAACCATCCAGACTAATAGCGTGTTTGATCAAGCGCATGAGAAGTCAAAGgaacttatatattttttaaaaaagtgttcATTTTAGAGAATTGTGGTGTTTGACCAAACTTTTAGTGAgaaaagtgcttttgagtagTAGAAGAAgttacttttcaaaagctaaaaaaagtaatatatttttcttaaaatatttttagaatccTAATCAAGCATAAATTTCCGCTCTAAATAGCCGTTTGGCCatgtatatttttaattatctttCGGAATTGAATTTCAGAAATCATGTTTGGTCATATAATTTTGGGAAGCTCTATGCGTGTAGCGCCTAGAGCTTGACACAAGAGCAGCACCTAGAACTCACTACACCTACGGAAGTAAAATCGCGTCCAATCATTGCAAATAGATCGACATGAGCAATGCCACCACTAGCGTACTACAAGCACACAATGAGTGTTGCCTAATTtaaaaaacaccaaaaagttattttcacatttttcaatccaaatcactcacaaaaattcaaaaaaaaacaattacaaTTTgtattcatggccaaacacaattccaatttccaaatttattttcactttgaaaacaTATACTATTTTTTTCGAATACTGacaatttttatggccaaacaagTCCAAATAttgccaaaaatatttttcaaattgattaacCAAACACAAAACCACTACtctccaaaaataattttttcgaaAAGAAATTCTAACAAAAAACACATAGCAAAATAAGTTAATTTTAAAAGGTTAGCTAAACATGCTATAAATCGAGAAAGATTCATTGGTAAATTATAGTATGAAATTTCAGTTGGTGACAGTTTACTTtactctctagagttttcttcaaaaaagggaaaggaattAACCAGACCCCCAACAAGTCAAGACACATTGCGAAATTTGACGAAGCAAGCACGTGATGGAAGCCTAGTGTACAACGACAACACAAAGTCACAAACTTCATGAGTAATAAATGCAGTAACAGATCTTGGGGGTGGCTTTCTTGGTATGCATTAGAGATGACGATATCTGCAGTTTTGCTCACTTGTTGCTTGGCTAAGCCTATATAGAGTTGAGGAGAAAAATGCCAAATATATAGGCCAAGAACCATCCACGTAATGATGTAAAAATTTCAcggggtcttttttttttttttttttaattttaagaaatcaTTATTTAATCTTATTtcactttttcatttttgttttgtatatatacatatttagatATGTGGTTTCTAAAGTTAAGCTTGATAAAATCAAACTTTAGACACAAGTCTGAAATTACAAATAAGTGAAGTTTATGCATTCTTGTCTGAAGTTCAAGCAAAAGTGGCTGGACTTCAGTCATTTTTGCCTGAATTTCAACCATTTGTGACTGaagttcaattattttttttcactacAGTCATTTTTAACTTCAGctatgtacatgaattttgtgtagaaatggttgaaatcagacaaaaatgactGAACTTCAACCATATATGATTGAAGTTCAAACAAAAATAGCTAAACTGCGCTTCGGTGATATGTGCCTGGATAAAGGCAAATGACTGATCTTTAGGCAAATATGGTTGAAGTTCAAGCAAAAATGCCTGAAATTCAATCATAGCCAAGACAAAATTCAAACCATGTTTGAAGTtatccaaaaaaacaaaaaaagaagaagaagaagaagaagaagaagaaagaaaaagagacttCAAAAAAAGGGGGCACAAGTTAGACGGAAGCGTCAACATTGGGTATATGTGCACTTTCCATGTATTGATGGCTTAATAATTTGTATGAATTAATTCGAATCAATAATTAAGTTTTaggcaaaaataatatttgaactGAAATATTCTATCTATAACACGAAATAACTCCAACACCATCAAAACTTTGACAAGCAAAACTCCAACATAATtgagtttgaaaatttgttGGAGTTTCAAACTCAGTGAACGATTAATGGAGCTCAAACTCTGCAAACGATTCATAGCGTTCAATTTCACAATGTAAATGTCAAAATTATTAGAAATTTCAAGCTGGAATTTCAAACACCGGAAATGATTAGTGGAattcaaattgataaatattgAAACTCTAGTAAACAATTCATGGATTTCCGTGTTTAAGTAGGAGTATTTTTgtaaacaattaaatttaaattttttgaaatactaGCTAAAATTTACTAGCGGTCGAAAATAATTTGCTAATTACTCTGACA
Coding sequences within it:
- the LOC132057262 gene encoding uncharacterized protein LOC132057262 — protein: MKGLGKPISSPGRTEKLFPPPLMRFLKSNVGSKSSRRTRASPMFMRNKNKNNKNVVGLETTQEPSSPKVTCIGQVRGTRRSSSTRKKNQQKKQKKPCCCNFQWKLNKPKSLFSSLKKLVCCFRFGYCRKRVETVDSLSRVESTQRVQTRVSTSSVTTIESIEDVVVTTTIAKTEDEEGFVGPPKNALLLTRCRSAPYRSSSLASRFWDSPLNNSLDYTECQRPQNNFQEPEEMSLASTFCGSPLNSLDTKSQRPQNNVQESKEKSLASRILDTESQMPQNNVQEAKEKLLASRFWGSQLNSLDTESQRPQNNVQEPEEKPVLENPNPISPKGENGDLEWRKSHESEKMQSSINGESSKEEENGGAYVHPLLLTRCKSEPARTGERLNPTRFCEPDPQS